One part of the Gemmatimonadaceae bacterium genome encodes these proteins:
- a CDS encoding ABC transporter ATP-binding protein, whose amino-acid sequence MTVALRATGVRKTFGSVVANRQASLEVATGEIHAVVGENGAGKSTLMRMLAGMYAPEAGTVEVNGRNVTGWTTRDAIAAGVGMVHQHFMLVPTLTVAENLVLGEEPRRGLQLDREGAERAVRSLCERTGLVVDPTRRVADLSVGELQRVEILKVLFRGAKILILDEPTAVLSPPEVTELWKVLRTLVAGGGTVVLITHKLDEVVEVSQTITVMRAGETVGRLPTSRATPATIARLMVGRDVRLALERPAQTAEATERRAATSAFASLGVSRLVVASARRPNEVDDVTFDVRPGEIFGIAGVEGNGQTELVEAIAGLRAVSSGRVALGTNDVTHWSVRARADAGLSHIPEDRHRRGLVLDYPVADNLILGLQHRFSPGLALDGEAIRENATQRIAQFDVRPPDPLLPARALSGGNQQKVVIAREMRGREFYILLAVQPTRGVDVGAIEFIHEQLLAARDAGKAVLLVSADLVEVMALSDRIGVMYGGRLVVTLPRVAASAEVLGAWMTGAAGGTHVA is encoded by the coding sequence ATGACCGTCGCGCTCCGCGCCACCGGCGTCCGCAAGACCTTCGGCAGTGTCGTGGCCAACCGCCAGGCGTCGCTCGAGGTCGCGACGGGTGAGATCCACGCCGTGGTGGGCGAAAACGGCGCCGGCAAATCGACGCTGATGCGCATGCTGGCCGGCATGTACGCCCCGGAGGCCGGGACGGTCGAGGTGAACGGCCGCAACGTCACGGGCTGGACGACGCGCGACGCGATCGCGGCGGGCGTGGGCATGGTGCACCAGCACTTCATGCTCGTCCCGACGCTCACGGTGGCCGAGAACCTGGTGCTTGGCGAGGAGCCGCGTCGGGGATTGCAGCTCGATCGTGAGGGCGCCGAGCGCGCTGTGCGGTCGCTGTGTGAGCGGACCGGCCTGGTGGTTGACCCGACACGGCGCGTGGCGGACCTCTCGGTGGGTGAGTTGCAGCGGGTCGAGATCCTCAAGGTGCTCTTTCGCGGCGCGAAGATCCTGATCCTCGACGAACCCACGGCCGTGCTCTCGCCGCCTGAGGTGACGGAGCTGTGGAAGGTGCTGCGCACGCTGGTCGCGGGAGGCGGCACGGTGGTGCTCATCACGCACAAGCTCGACGAGGTCGTCGAGGTTTCGCAGACGATCACCGTGATGCGAGCGGGCGAGACCGTCGGCCGATTGCCCACCTCGCGTGCGACGCCGGCTACCATCGCGCGGCTCATGGTGGGCCGTGACGTGCGGCTGGCGCTCGAGCGTCCCGCGCAGACCGCCGAGGCCACCGAGCGACGTGCCGCGACCAGCGCGTTCGCGTCGCTCGGCGTGTCACGACTCGTCGTGGCCTCGGCGCGCCGGCCCAACGAGGTCGACGACGTGACGTTCGACGTGCGACCCGGTGAGATCTTCGGCATTGCCGGTGTAGAGGGCAACGGGCAGACCGAACTGGTGGAGGCGATTGCCGGCCTGCGAGCGGTCTCGTCAGGCCGCGTGGCACTCGGGACGAACGATGTCACGCACTGGAGCGTGCGTGCGCGAGCCGATGCCGGACTCTCGCACATCCCGGAGGACCGACATCGTCGCGGCCTCGTGCTCGACTACCCGGTGGCCGACAACCTCATCCTCGGGCTTCAGCACCGGTTCAGCCCGGGCCTCGCCCTCGACGGCGAGGCGATCCGCGAGAACGCCACGCAACGCATCGCGCAGTTCGACGTGCGTCCGCCCGACCCGCTGCTGCCCGCACGGGCCCTGTCGGGCGGCAACCAGCAGAAGGTGGTGATCGCACGCGAGATGCGAGGCCGCGAGTTCTACATACTGCTCGCCGTGCAGCCGACGCGCGGCGTCGACGTTGGTGCGATCGAGTTCATTCACGAGCAACTGCTGGCCGCGCGCGATGCAGGGAAAGCGGTCCTGCTGGTCTCGGCGGATCTCGTGGAGGTGATGGCGCTCTCCGACCGCATCGGCGTGATGTACGGGGGTCGCCTCGTAGTGACGCTGCCGCGCGTGGCAGCGAGCGCCGAGGTGCTCGGCGCGTGGATGACAGGCGCGGCCGGGGGGACGCATGTCGCCTGA
- a CDS encoding TonB-dependent receptor — MSPTHRLLLSSFAVLAMAGASPPLQAQGTATVRGSVTSSTASAPVAAAQVFIVGTRLGSASGTDGRYTFSGVPAGTHVVRVRALGYQPTEKSVTVAAGASVTVDFVLNTAPVSLDEVVVTGTAGSARKREVGNSIGQVKVTDAPEVPSSVSQLLTGRLAGVSISGGTGNSGAGSSIRLRGTTSVALSNQPLIYVDGVRTRSDEYPRNGIFTGTTQRGANAYGSPINDINPDDIERIEVVKGAAAATLFGTDAAAGVIQIFTKRGTQGAAKWQTQFNTGYSELQKFGTDSVPLLFMDPFLRKGKRFGMNAQVSGGPGDNLRYLVSGGADNTEGVLPHDRDRKYQIRTNVDLLPFRKVSMSWNSSYTNSLVQQTPAGNNAQGVTLNAFRQNRNYFGNANPDTIRRVLEQDLRSNIDRLILGTTMTATPFTNFSSRFTVGFDRAALDNRNLRPFGFPGVPLGVIQDQRWNNTTLSTDWVNSYDFNLTSKVKVTASAGTQYVNSIVSDAVPFSENFATPSPPTVASGGLKNADENRQRVITGGAFGQSLFGISDRYFVTVGARIDGNSAFGKDFGFQVYPKASASWVVSEEGFWKPALGTLKLRAAYGAAGRAPGAFASVRTFNQVGWGGAVAVRPANFGNPDLGPERTTELELGFDESVLDGRLNVDFTYYKAVTTDAIFNVRSIPSNGFLQNTLKNVGEMEKSGIEASINATLWDRPMLGINAGLNISTNRSEVTSLGGAPSFSVGNFGWVIEGQPAPVVRGKVIRNPDKVLAAGAGVAATDTASNYAFGPSQPTRIIGGSINVRTWKNISIAARAEYQGGHYINEDASFQAISRSVEWPTCFDTYAKRAANQPLTNKETLMCIPANARSDMFIFKGDFFKVRDITVTVPLGRLIPRTSSSSLVFSAQNIFRQNKGMPIFDPEMSGNDGFNATVRYISEHIPAPAVFLSSLRISF; from the coding sequence ATGTCGCCAACGCATCGTCTGCTTCTGAGCAGCTTCGCCGTCCTCGCGATGGCCGGAGCATCCCCACCACTCCAGGCCCAGGGTACCGCCACGGTCCGCGGCTCGGTCACGAGCAGCACGGCGAGCGCTCCCGTGGCCGCGGCCCAGGTCTTCATCGTCGGCACGCGGCTCGGCTCGGCGTCCGGCACCGACGGCCGCTACACGTTCTCGGGGGTTCCCGCGGGCACACACGTCGTGCGTGTCCGCGCACTGGGCTACCAGCCGACCGAGAAGAGTGTCACGGTCGCCGCGGGCGCCTCGGTCACGGTGGACTTCGTGCTCAACACGGCCCCCGTCTCGCTCGACGAGGTGGTGGTGACCGGCACCGCCGGCTCGGCACGCAAGCGCGAGGTAGGGAATTCCATCGGTCAGGTGAAGGTGACCGACGCTCCCGAGGTTCCGAGCAGCGTCTCACAGCTCCTCACGGGCCGACTGGCCGGAGTGAGCATCTCCGGCGGCACGGGTAACTCGGGCGCAGGCTCCTCGATCAGGCTTCGCGGAACGACGAGCGTCGCGCTGTCCAACCAGCCGCTGATCTACGTCGACGGCGTGCGGACCCGGAGCGACGAATATCCGCGCAACGGCATCTTCACCGGCACCACGCAGCGCGGCGCCAACGCCTACGGCAGCCCGATCAACGACATCAACCCGGACGATATCGAACGCATCGAGGTCGTGAAGGGGGCCGCGGCCGCCACGCTCTTCGGTACCGACGCCGCCGCCGGCGTGATCCAGATCTTCACCAAGCGCGGCACGCAGGGGGCAGCCAAGTGGCAGACGCAGTTCAACACCGGCTACAGCGAGCTGCAGAAGTTCGGCACGGACTCGGTGCCGCTGCTCTTCATGGATCCGTTCCTGCGCAAGGGCAAGCGTTTCGGCATGAACGCGCAGGTCTCGGGCGGCCCAGGCGACAACCTCCGGTATCTCGTCTCCGGCGGAGCCGACAACACCGAAGGCGTGCTGCCGCACGACCGCGACCGCAAGTACCAGATCCGCACCAACGTCGACCTCCTGCCGTTCCGCAAGGTGTCGATGAGCTGGAACAGCTCGTACACCAACAGCCTCGTGCAGCAGACGCCGGCCGGCAACAACGCGCAGGGCGTCACGCTCAACGCGTTCCGGCAGAACCGCAACTACTTCGGCAATGCCAACCCGGACACGATCCGTCGCGTGCTGGAGCAGGACCTCCGGAGCAACATCGATCGCCTGATTCTCGGGACGACGATGACGGCGACGCCGTTCACCAACTTCTCGAGTCGCTTCACGGTTGGATTCGACCGCGCCGCGCTCGATAACCGGAATCTGAGGCCGTTCGGTTTTCCGGGCGTTCCGCTGGGCGTGATCCAGGACCAGCGCTGGAACAACACCACGCTGAGCACCGATTGGGTGAACAGCTACGACTTCAACCTCACGTCGAAGGTCAAGGTCACGGCGTCGGCCGGCACGCAGTACGTCAACTCGATCGTCAGTGACGCGGTCCCCTTCTCCGAGAACTTTGCCACGCCATCGCCGCCCACCGTGGCGAGCGGCGGACTCAAGAACGCCGACGAAAACCGCCAGCGCGTCATCACCGGTGGCGCGTTCGGGCAGTCCCTCTTCGGCATCAGCGACCGCTACTTCGTGACGGTCGGCGCCCGCATCGATGGCAACAGCGCCTTCGGCAAGGACTTCGGGTTCCAGGTCTACCCCAAGGCCTCAGCGTCGTGGGTGGTGTCCGAAGAAGGGTTCTGGAAGCCCGCGTTAGGCACCCTCAAGCTCCGGGCGGCCTACGGCGCCGCGGGCCGGGCCCCGGGCGCCTTTGCCTCGGTTCGCACGTTCAACCAGGTCGGCTGGGGCGGCGCGGTCGCGGTGCGTCCCGCCAACTTCGGCAACCCCGACCTGGGCCCGGAGCGCACCACCGAACTCGAACTCGGGTTCGACGAGTCGGTGCTCGATGGCCGGCTCAACGTCGACTTCACGTACTACAAGGCCGTCACGACCGACGCGATCTTCAACGTCCGCTCGATCCCCTCGAACGGCTTCCTGCAGAACACGCTCAAGAACGTGGGCGAAATGGAGAAGTCGGGCATCGAGGCGTCGATCAACGCCACGCTGTGGGATCGCCCGATGCTTGGCATCAACGCGGGACTCAACATCAGCACCAACCGGTCCGAGGTCACCAGCCTCGGCGGCGCGCCGTCCTTCTCCGTCGGCAACTTTGGCTGGGTGATCGAGGGTCAGCCGGCACCGGTGGTGCGCGGAAAGGTCATCCGCAATCCAGACAAGGTGCTCGCCGCCGGTGCCGGTGTCGCCGCGACCGACACGGCGTCCAACTACGCCTTCGGGCCGAGCCAGCCGACGCGCATCATCGGCGGATCGATCAACGTGCGCACCTGGAAGAACATCAGCATCGCCGCCCGCGCGGAGTACCAGGGAGGACACTACATCAACGAAGATGCCTCCTTCCAGGCCATCTCACGCTCGGTGGAGTGGCCAACGTGCTTTGACACCTACGCCAAGCGCGCGGCGAATCAGCCGCTGACCAACAAGGAGACGCTGATGTGCATCCCGGCCAACGCCAGGTCGGACATGTTCATCTTCAAGGGTGACTTCTTCAAGGTGCGTGACATCACCGTCACCGTCCCACTCGGTCGACTGATCCCGCGCACCAGCAGTTCCTCCCTCGTCTTCTCGGCGCAGAATATCTTCAGGCAGAACAAGGGCATGCCGATCTTCGACCCCGAGATGTCGGGCAACGACGGCTTCAATGCGACGGTGCGCTACATCTCGGAGCACATCCCCGCGCCCGCCGTGTTCCTGTCGTCCCTCCGCATCTCCTTCTGA
- a CDS encoding RagB/SusD family nutrient uptake outer membrane protein, producing MTTIIPRSIARVLASGAALSLAVLAGCELEVTNPGPIQASELGTPSAITALVNGAGRDLAEALNWVSYTTAAVAREIHPAGSTDAFGISVRKQAGKLAADDGDTWWNFSQRARWTAENAVSEARRILGTSAANNVNVAQALIWTGFSNRLLGENFCDGVINGGPKEASTVYLARAEAAFTDAIAVAGAANNANLVTAATAGRASVRLLRNNTTGAAADAAVVSNNAFVYRMPYYTTDLDQYNRIYWSTANQPYRAHTVWNTWMETYRKTTRDPRVPFDSSATQLVGDAAVGNLGRVRWYFQTKFPAQTSPINLVSGWEMRLIEAEVKLIANDITGAMALINARRTNVGVPTITATTAEDAWIALKRERGIELWMEARRLGDFRRWSALNRPGTLSAIESMAGRDLCYATPLSEIETNPNF from the coding sequence ATGACCACGATCATTCCCCGGTCGATCGCGCGCGTCCTCGCGTCGGGCGCTGCGCTCTCACTCGCCGTCCTCGCCGGCTGCGAGCTCGAAGTCACCAACCCCGGACCCATCCAGGCTTCGGAGCTGGGCACGCCCTCGGCCATCACGGCGCTCGTCAACGGTGCGGGACGTGACCTGGCCGAAGCGCTGAACTGGGTCTCGTACACAACCGCGGCTGTGGCGCGCGAGATCCATCCCGCCGGATCCACCGACGCGTTCGGTATTTCGGTGCGTAAGCAGGCAGGGAAGCTCGCCGCCGACGATGGAGATACCTGGTGGAACTTCTCACAACGCGCCCGCTGGACGGCTGAAAACGCCGTTTCGGAGGCTCGGCGCATCCTTGGCACGAGCGCGGCCAACAACGTCAACGTCGCGCAGGCCCTCATCTGGACCGGCTTCAGCAACCGACTTCTCGGTGAGAACTTCTGCGACGGCGTGATCAACGGCGGCCCCAAGGAGGCAAGCACCGTGTACCTCGCCCGCGCCGAGGCCGCGTTTACCGATGCGATCGCCGTGGCCGGCGCGGCCAACAACGCCAACCTGGTGACTGCGGCCACGGCCGGCCGCGCGTCGGTCCGACTGCTCCGCAACAACACGACGGGCGCCGCGGCCGACGCTGCGGTGGTCTCGAACAACGCCTTCGTGTACCGCATGCCCTACTACACCACGGACCTCGACCAGTACAACCGCATCTACTGGTCAACGGCGAACCAACCGTATCGGGCGCACACGGTGTGGAACACCTGGATGGAGACGTATCGCAAGACCACGCGCGATCCTCGCGTTCCGTTCGACTCGAGCGCCACGCAGCTCGTGGGCGACGCCGCCGTGGGCAACCTGGGCCGCGTGCGGTGGTACTTCCAGACCAAGTTCCCGGCACAGACGTCCCCGATCAACCTGGTCAGCGGCTGGGAAATGCGACTGATCGAAGCCGAGGTCAAGCTCATCGCCAATGACATCACCGGTGCGATGGCGCTCATCAATGCGCGACGCACCAACGTGGGTGTACCAACCATCACGGCAACCACAGCCGAAGACGCGTGGATCGCCCTCAAGCGCGAGCGCGGAATCGAACTGTGGATGGAGGCGCGTCGCCTTGGCGACTTCAGGCGGTGGTCGGCCCTCAATCGCCCGGGCACCCTGAGCGCGATCGAGTCCATGGCCGGGCGCGATCTGTGCTACGCCACGCCGCTCTCCGAGATCGAAACGAACCCGAACTTCTAG
- a CDS encoding BMP family ABC transporter substrate-binding protein: protein MRKLLVVLGALLALHVSLQFVQPAGATRMAAGTDGVDVGIVFDVGGRGDKSFNDGAFAGAERAVRDLGARVRFIEPGEGSDREAGLRLLAAEGMDLVVGVGFIFTDDLTLLAREYPNVKFAGVDYAVTMDSTGKPVEPPENLAALKFREEEGSFLVGALAALVGGSKKLGFVGGMDFPLIHKFEMGYRAGVKAVCPDCTVIAQYAGVTPDAFKNPGRGQELALSQYQQGVNVIFHASGSTGLGVFEAARKQGKLAIGVDADQYAEAPGYILTSMVKGVDEAVYGAIRQVKEGTFRGGIFELGLKEKGVNYIDDANNRALIPDSARARVEALRQEIIAGRITVPATR, encoded by the coding sequence ATGCGCAAACTCCTCGTCGTGCTCGGGGCGCTGCTCGCCCTGCATGTTTCGCTGCAATTCGTCCAGCCCGCCGGTGCCACCCGCATGGCCGCGGGCACGGATGGCGTTGACGTCGGCATCGTCTTCGACGTAGGCGGCCGGGGCGACAAGTCCTTCAACGACGGCGCTTTCGCCGGCGCCGAGCGCGCGGTGCGTGATCTGGGCGCCCGAGTGCGCTTCATCGAGCCTGGTGAGGGCTCGGATCGCGAGGCAGGCCTCAGGCTCCTTGCCGCCGAGGGGATGGATCTGGTGGTCGGCGTCGGCTTCATCTTTACCGATGATCTCACGTTGCTCGCGCGCGAGTACCCGAACGTGAAGTTCGCGGGTGTCGACTACGCGGTCACCATGGATTCCACGGGCAAGCCGGTGGAGCCCCCGGAGAATCTTGCGGCGCTCAAGTTCCGCGAAGAAGAAGGGTCGTTCCTGGTTGGCGCGCTCGCGGCGCTGGTGGGCGGGAGCAAGAAGCTGGGATTCGTCGGCGGAATGGACTTCCCGCTGATCCACAAGTTCGAGATGGGCTACCGCGCCGGCGTGAAGGCCGTGTGTCCCGACTGCACGGTGATCGCGCAATACGCCGGCGTCACGCCCGATGCGTTCAAGAACCCGGGCCGCGGGCAGGAACTGGCGCTCAGTCAGTACCAGCAGGGCGTGAACGTCATCTTCCACGCCTCGGGCTCCACGGGGCTCGGCGTATTCGAGGCGGCGCGCAAGCAGGGCAAGCTCGCGATCGGTGTCGACGCCGACCAGTACGCGGAAGCGCCGGGCTACATCCTCACCTCGATGGTGAAGGGCGTGGACGAAGCGGTGTACGGCGCCATCAGACAGGTGAAGGAAGGGACGTTTCGTGGCGGCATTTTCGAGTTGGGCCTGAAGGAGAAGGGCGTGAACTACATCGACGATGCCAACAACCGGGCGCTGATCCCCGACTCGGCACGCGCGCGGGTCGAGGCGCTCCGGCAGGAGATCATTGCCGGTCGGATCACCGTGCCCGCCACGCGATGA
- a CDS encoding ABC transporter permease yields the protein MSPEPRPLASTAESRVPDPGAPPTRETRVPSALLPFLPPLTALLIAAVIGDLLILAFGQSPREVFALLIDGTWGNAYGLGQVLYKATTLVCTGLAVALGIRSGLFNIGAEGQLAFGGFAAAIVGLWLPGGTPALVAVPLCVFASLAGGAAAAVVPGALKAKFGASEVIVTIMVNFIVVAFLNWIVAAHLSVAEQLHTGEIRAGAVPRLAAMIPSFHGSAANFTILIAIAAAIATGWYLFRSRAGYELRAVGLQPEAAEYGGVKVGSVWFRTLVLSGALAGLGGVNYVLGYKQYYEEGFGAGSGYLGIAVALVGRNHPVGVVLAALLFATLSQGGLAVNALVPKQLVDVLTAIVIIAVATAVPEVQRMLHAAAGRKPA from the coding sequence ATGTCGCCTGAGCCACGTCCCCTGGCGTCGACCGCCGAGTCGCGCGTGCCCGATCCCGGCGCACCGCCCACGCGCGAGACCCGCGTGCCGAGCGCGCTGCTGCCGTTTCTTCCGCCGCTCACGGCACTGCTCATCGCCGCAGTCATTGGCGACCTGCTGATCCTCGCGTTCGGCCAATCCCCGCGCGAGGTGTTCGCGCTGCTGATCGACGGGACGTGGGGGAACGCGTACGGGCTCGGCCAGGTGCTCTACAAGGCCACCACCCTGGTGTGCACCGGGCTCGCCGTTGCCCTGGGTATTCGTTCCGGCCTGTTCAACATCGGGGCCGAAGGACAGCTCGCGTTTGGCGGGTTTGCCGCCGCGATCGTTGGACTCTGGCTGCCCGGCGGTACACCGGCGCTGGTTGCCGTGCCCCTCTGCGTGTTCGCTTCCCTCGCCGGCGGTGCGGCGGCGGCGGTGGTCCCCGGCGCACTCAAGGCGAAGTTCGGCGCAAGTGAAGTCATCGTCACGATCATGGTGAACTTCATCGTCGTGGCCTTCCTCAACTGGATCGTGGCCGCGCACCTCAGTGTGGCCGAGCAGTTGCACACGGGGGAGATCCGCGCTGGTGCGGTTCCGAGGCTGGCCGCGATGATTCCGTCGTTTCATGGGTCAGCCGCGAACTTCACGATCCTCATCGCGATCGCCGCGGCGATCGCCACGGGGTGGTACCTGTTCCGTTCGCGCGCCGGCTATGAGTTGCGCGCAGTCGGGTTGCAGCCCGAGGCGGCGGAGTACGGTGGTGTGAAGGTGGGGAGCGTGTGGTTCCGCACGCTGGTGCTGTCGGGCGCGCTGGCCGGCCTCGGGGGCGTGAACTACGTGCTGGGCTACAAGCAGTACTACGAAGAGGGTTTCGGTGCGGGATCGGGCTACCTCGGCATCGCCGTGGCGCTCGTCGGGCGGAACCATCCCGTGGGCGTCGTCCTCGCCGCGTTGCTCTTTGCCACGCTGTCGCAGGGTGGGTTGGCGGTGAACGCGCTGGTGCCCAAGCAACTGGTGGACGTGCTCACCGCGATCGTGATCATCGCCGTGGCGACGGCGGTGCCGGAAGTGCAGCGGATGCTGCACGCGGCGGCGGGGAGGAAGCCTGCATGA
- a CDS encoding (4Fe-4S)-binding protein — protein MTRRLQTYEAQGFAVTFDPNICTHSGRCVRGLPAVFDVKRKRWIDVSAASAEAIEAQVRRCPSGALQFVRAEPEHSGHPADR, from the coding sequence ATGACACGCCGCCTGCAGACCTACGAAGCACAAGGCTTCGCGGTCACGTTCGACCCGAACATCTGCACGCACTCGGGACGCTGTGTGCGCGGCCTGCCGGCGGTGTTCGACGTGAAGCGGAAGCGCTGGATCGACGTGAGCGCAGCCTCGGCGGAGGCGATCGAGGCCCAGGTGCGCCGGTGCCCGTCGGGCGCCTTGCAGTTCGTGCGCGCGGAACCGGAGCATTCGGGGCACCCGGCGGACCGCTGA
- a CDS encoding ABC transporter permease, whose translation MSVLAFLVQTLRIATPYLFAASGGVLSERAGIIALTLEGWMLTGAFSAALGSYYSGSPWIGILAGAAGGVLAAAIHALASIRYRADQVVLGIAINLLAVGITRFFLRLAFDSSSNSPRVPGFDWFAATGDGAGSLLASLASPLVLLGLASIPTVWWILYRTPYGLRLRAVGEKPEAAASVGVSVARVRWIAVLGAGALAGLGGAYLAIEQHQFTDSMTAGRGFIALAAVIFGGWEPGRAAVACLVFAAAETLQIQLQGLQVIPSQFVAMIPYILTIIAVAGMMGRSRQPAALGRIGD comes from the coding sequence ATGAGCGTGCTGGCGTTCCTCGTGCAGACCCTGCGCATCGCCACGCCGTATCTGTTTGCGGCGTCCGGCGGCGTGTTGTCTGAGCGCGCGGGCATCATCGCACTGACGCTCGAGGGGTGGATGCTTACGGGGGCCTTCTCGGCGGCGTTAGGCAGCTATTACAGCGGCTCGCCGTGGATCGGCATCCTCGCCGGGGCGGCGGGCGGCGTGCTCGCCGCGGCGATCCACGCCCTGGCGAGTATCCGCTATCGGGCCGACCAGGTGGTCCTCGGCATTGCCATCAATCTGCTGGCGGTCGGGATCACCCGGTTCTTTCTGCGGCTTGCGTTCGACTCGAGTTCCAATTCGCCGCGCGTGCCCGGCTTCGACTGGTTCGCGGCGACCGGGGACGGCGCCGGTTCGCTGCTCGCATCGCTCGCGAGTCCGCTCGTCCTGCTTGGCCTCGCTTCCATCCCCACGGTGTGGTGGATCCTGTATCGCACGCCGTACGGTCTGCGGCTGCGCGCCGTTGGCGAGAAGCCGGAGGCCGCGGCATCGGTGGGCGTCTCGGTGGCGCGCGTCCGGTGGATCGCTGTGCTCGGGGCGGGCGCGTTGGCAGGACTCGGTGGTGCGTACCTGGCCATCGAGCAACACCAGTTCACCGACAGCATGACGGCGGGGCGCGGCTTCATTGCGCTGGCGGCGGTGATCTTCGGGGGTTGGGAGCCTGGTCGCGCGGCCGTGGCCTGCCTGGTGTTCGCGGCCGCCGAGACGCTGCAGATCCAGCTCCAGGGCCTGCAGGTCATTCCCTCGCAGTTCGTCGCCATGATCCCCTACATCCTCACGATCATTGCCGTCGCGGGCATGATGGGCCGATCCCGCCAACCGGCGGCGCTCGGTCGGATCGGCGACTGA
- a CDS encoding NUDIX domain-containing protein, giving the protein MRINPGVFDLWAFRRTMSGSVEFLVLHTSPLKAERYFNGGRFWQIPSGVFNADEPVLSAVDRELAPYSLRARGVWAAEHTYTIYNRRFDEIQVISVFAVDVGPALDPITLNPEEHAAYEWLPYDAALARVHYRGLKDGLRSTQKYITGTAHPAPELQLR; this is encoded by the coding sequence ATGCGGATCAATCCCGGCGTATTCGATCTCTGGGCATTTCGACGCACCATGAGCGGCAGCGTCGAGTTCCTCGTCCTGCATACCTCCCCGCTGAAGGCTGAGCGGTATTTCAATGGAGGGCGCTTCTGGCAGATCCCGAGCGGGGTGTTCAATGCGGACGAGCCCGTCCTCTCGGCCGTGGATCGGGAACTCGCGCCGTACTCGCTGCGGGCACGCGGTGTATGGGCTGCGGAGCATACGTACACGATCTACAACCGGCGGTTCGACGAGATTCAGGTGATCAGTGTGTTCGCCGTCGACGTCGGCCCGGCGTTGGATCCGATCACGCTCAACCCGGAGGAGCACGCGGCGTACGAGTGGCTGCCTTATGATGCGGCGCTGGCGCGGGTCCACTATCGCGGCCTCAAGGACGGGCTGCGGTCAACACAGAAGTACATCACCGGCACTGCGCATCCCGCGCCAGAGCTTCAGCTACGATGA